The sequence CGTGCCTAAGCGCCAGATGATTGAAATAAGCATAGGTAAACGTTGAATCCTCTTCAACCTTCGAGATAAATACCATATCCGCGAGCGCTTCCATTAAAGTAGTATCAAAAGGTAATACCATATCACCGAACATCCCTATTTTCCTTTCTTAATAAGCAGTTATGAGTTTTTTGAAAATTTGACATCAATTCAATATACCATTAAAGAGGAAAACTTCAACCTATCTCATGCAATTTCATACTAGAAAAGTTTGTCTTAAAAACTGAATAAGGTTAAATTCCGTTCTCCAATCAGCAAAAAAAGTATCCTAATACAACGGATACTTTTTTCTATTTCATATGGAGCATAGGGGGCTCGAACCCCTGACCTCTTCACTGCCAGCGAAGCACTCTCCCAGCTGAGCTAATGCCCCGAAAATTTGATACAATAAGAATTATAACAATAAGTTTCAAAAAAGACAATAGGCAGGGGGAGTCTTCATGCAACATGCAGAAAGAGAAATCACTAGGCCCGTTGCGCTATGTGACAGCAAGGGGCAATTGAACCCAGAAGCAATTGGTTTCGCTCGGCAACCTCTTATTCAGAGTAATTTAACAGGCCATTTCATGCGGAAAAAGAAATGGAATTATTGGTGTGTGTACGGAGAGGATCTATTATTTTCTGCAACAATCAGCCATATCGATTACGCAGCTGTCTGTTTTGTCTATATTTTAGATTATGAAACACAACGATTTTTTGAAAAGCAAATTACAATTCCAGTAGGACGTAGTGTCAAAATGCCTGTGGATGTTCTTGGTAGCGTTAAATTCGTCAACGATAGCTTGACTGTCCAGATTGTCAATATGCAAGGTGAAACACATCTATCCGTCACTATTCAAGACTTTGACAATGAAGTGCTTCATGCCGATTTGCATATTATTCATCCACCAGATGATGAATCATTGAATGTCGTGATTCCTAAAAGTCGTGACATTTTTCAATTCACTGCAAAGCATCATTCACTTCCTACATCCGGTTTCGTCAAAATCGGTGACAAACGCTATGATTTCAATCCGGACTATAGCTTTGCCGTACTCGATTATGGACGAGGTGTTTGGCCACGCAAAGCCGAGTGGAACTGGGCAATGGCATCGCAACGGCTTGGCAATCGCCGAATTGGGTTGAATTTTGGTGGTAAATGGACAGATGGAACGGGAATGACAGAGAATGCTGTATTTATAGATGGCATGATGACTAAAATTCATGAAGATGTCTTGTTTAGTTATGATCAGGATAATTTTATGGGACCTTGGAAAATTCAAACAAAGTTTTCAAATACGGTCGACATCACGTTTACACCATTTTTTGAGCGAATCGCCACAACTAATGTCAAATTTGTTCGTACAGAGGTCCACCAACTCGTTGGCTATTTCAATGGTAAAGTGCAGCTCCTAGACGGCTCCATGCTACATATTCGAAATATGCTTGGTTGCTCAGAAGAACATATCGCAAAATGGTAATGCCTTAATTTCTGCAAAAAAACGCAGAAATGCAGCAAACCGACCCCTTTGTTTGATTGGTTGAAAAGCCGTTTTTTTCATGGAACGAAACGTCCTTTGGTTTAATTCGCCCGTATTTAGGTAAACTATACATAAGAAATTTATTTGAAGGGTATGGTCTAAATGCGTAAACTTACGATACTTATCGCCGCAACATTATCGGGTGCTTTGATGCTCAGTAGTTGTGGAAACTTTGGTAAAAATGCCGATAAACCAAACCGAGAAGATGCGACGATTATTCTGGAGGACGAGAAAGCTGGAGGTTCTCTTGAAACTGGGGATGGCTATGGTTTCACATCCTTTGAGCTTGATATTGAAGTCGATGGCAAAGATGCAATTGAAGCCGAATATCAGGTGGGCAAAAAATTGGATGTAGATTATGACAATAAACTCACCAATATCAAATTGAAAGATAGCGCCGCAATGGATGAGCTCGGTAAGCTTTTTATGGATATTCTCATCACCAAGGATACACCGCCCCAAGAAGTAATCGATAAAATTTTAAAATGGTATCAGCTAGACAGTTACTCGAAGTTCGATTTAGAGGTCGACTTTGATGATGGCACAAGGCTTGATATTGAAGAAGTACAATAATTAATTAAGCTGCTGCGAAGTTGCATTCAAAAATATTTGCTGATTCACGCTAAAAAGGCTACAAGGACACTGATACCCTTGTAGCCTTTTTAACATTATACTTTCGACTCCATCAACATATTGTAATAAACCCCTTGACGCTCAATTAACTCCTGTTGGTCCCCAGACTCAATCAGCTTTCCTTGCTCCATAACATAAACTGTATCGGCTTTCCGTACTGTGTTCAATCTATGCGCAATGACAAAGCTCGTTCTACCCGCCATCAATCGGTCTAACGCTTCTTGAATTTGTAATTCTGTCACTGTATCAATGCTACTCGTTGCTTCATCCAATAGAAGGAGAACTGGATCAGCAACGAGTGCCCGCGCAATCGATAACAACTGCTTCTGTCCCTGGGAAATCTCGCCACCATCCGCAGTTAACACGGTATCATAACCATTTTCCAAACGGCTGATGAAGCTATGTGCATTAGCCTTTTTCGCCGCCGCCATCACTTCTTCATCAGTCGCCTCCAACTTGCCATAGCGAATATTTTCAAGAACGGTTGCTTCAAAAAGAAAAGGATCCTGCAACACAAACGCCGTCTGACTTCGCAAGGTCTTTCGTGGTAGTTCACTAATAGGGATACCGTCAATATAGATTTCACCTTTATCGACTTCATAGAACCTAGCGAGCAACTGCATAATCGTCGTCTTTCCTGCCCCTGTCGCGCCAACAAATGCCACTGTCTCCCCAGCTTTCACGTGAAATGACAACTCATCAACCGTGTAGCCATCCTCTTCCGCCGTATACCCAAATGCCACATTGCGAAATTCAACATCCCCACGCAATATTGTCTCTGCATGCGCTGTCGCTTCATCCTCTTCAATCGGCTCATCCATAATCTTAAATACACGTTCCGCTCCGGCAATCGCGGACAGCACCGTGTTAAATTGATTTGCTAGGTCATTGAGTGGACGCGTGAACTGGCGTGCAAATTCAGAGAAAATAACGATCATCCCAATCGTCACAACCCCATCGCCTCTCAGTGCCAGTAACCCACCCACACCTGCTACGACTGCAAAAGCAGCGTTATTCAGCATATTCATCACCTTGGGAATGAAACCAGAATACGTCAACGCCCAGAAACCTGTCTGCCGAAGTCGGTTACTTTTCTCCGCAAACTCTTCCATAACACGTTGTTCCTGCGAGAATGCTTTGACGATACGCTGACCCGAAATCGTTTCTTCAATCATGCCGTTCAATTCACCGACTGCCTGCTGCTGTTCTTTAAACAATAAACCCGTACGGCGTGTAATCCAGCGCATCGCCACGAACATCACAGGCACGATAATCATCGTTAGTAGTGTCAACAACGGACTTAAATACAGCATAACCGCCAGCGTCCCTGTTAGCGTTAAAATACTTGAAAATACTTGGATGAAAGAAGAGTTCAACGTTTGACTGATGTTTTCAATATCATTCGTCACTCGACTCATCAACTCTCCATGTTGCCGCTTATCAAAAAAAGGTACCGGTAATTTCTGGAGATGAGCAAACAAGCTTGTACGTAATCGGAAAATGGTTTGCTGTGCAATGCCGACCATCCAAAAACTTTGAAAATAAGTCGCAAATGATTGTCCTACGTAAATGACAATTAGCAAACCGATTTGAGTACTGAGACCATCAAACTGCATAGGAATGATATAATGATCAATAATTTTCCCAATCATCAATGGTCCTAGTAATGCCAACACAGAACTGACGAAAACAAGAGCTAGCACTGTTATGAGAAGGCTTCGCTGTTCATCGACCAGTTTCCAAATCCGGTAGAGCACTGATTTCCAGTTACTTGCCCGCTCTCCCTTTTTCTTTTTAGGATTTTTTAAATCTTCTTTTGTAATGATAGGTTCATAGCCAAACGGTTTACGAATTATGCGTAGCATCGGACACCACCCCCTCTTCTGACTGAGATTGTGCTATTTTCTGGTAGAGCACAGATTGCTTCATCAGGTCGTCATGCGTACCGTAGCCGACAACCTTGCCTTCGTCGAGGAGAAGGATTTTGTCTGCCCCCTGTGCTGTGCGTATTTTCTGTGTCACGACGAGCATCGTTGCATTTTCTCCTGCAAGAGCATCCCATAACGCCGTTTCCGTTTTAACGTCCAGTGCACTTGTACTATCGTCTAAGATAAGAATTGCTGGTTTCCGGACAAGCGCCCGCGCAATCGATAGCCGCTGCTTTTGTCCACCTGATAAGTTCACGCCTTTTTGCCCGACTCGCGTGCCATACTTTTGTGGGAATAAGTCGATCGATTCATGAATTTGCGCTTTTTTTGCCGCCATTTCCAATTCATCCACATGCGCTTCCTTATCACCCCATGACAAGTTTTCCAAAATGGACCCTGTAAATAAAATCGACTGCTGTGGTACAAGCCCAATCGTATCGCGCAAATCCTTTAACGCCCAGTCCTTCACTTCAGTTCCACTGACAAAAATCTCCCCACTCGTCGCTTCAAAAATACGAGGAATTAAGTTCAGCAAGGTCGATTTCCCCGAGCCAGTCGCACCCATTATCGCAAGCTTCTCCCCTGCTGCTACATGAAAGGATACGCCATCGAGTATTGGTGTGAGCTTCCCTGGATAGCTAAACGACACATTATCAAATCGCAGATCACCTTCCAACTGCCCCAGTCCTGAACTTTCTGTTTTGTGAATTTCCAGGTCTTCATTCACAAGGAGTACTTCTTCCATCCGTTCTGCCGAAGCCTTGGCACGTGAAAAGACAATAATGATGAATGCAAACATCGAAAACGCTCCTGTCATCCGCATTGCATAGTTGACGATGGCTACAAGTTCTCCTACTTGCGCGCCACCATCTTGGACTTCCACAGCACCGAACCACAGCACAGCCATTAGACTACCATTCATGACAAGTAGTAAGACCGGTAAAATCAGCTCCATCATCCGCATTGCTTTAACCGTGTCTTTTCTAAGTAAATCAGATACTTTTGAAAAACGACTAGCCTCGTACATACCACGTAGATAGGCTTTAATCAGCCTAACCGCCTGTAAATTCTCCTGAATGACACGGTTGACTCGATCTAATCGGTGCTGTACGCCAGCAAAATAACCGACCCCTTTTTTCGACATGAAATACAGGAATACAAGTAGAAACGGAGCCCCAATGACTAATAAAAAGGCAAGTTTGACATTGACGAAAAAGGCCATGATTAAACTACCCACTACTAGTAGCGGTGCTCGTAACATAATACGCAATCCCATGAACAGAACGTTTTGCGTCATCGTTACATCACTTGTGAGGCGAGTAATGAGAGCAGCCGTTGGAAAGCGTAAGAATGTCGCCATCGAAAAGACCTGAACTTGGTGGAAAAGTGCCTGTCGTACATCATAACCAAAGCCTTGTGCCACATGTGCAGCAAAATAAGAATTGATAACGCCAGAAAATAAAGCTACGAAGGCGAGTCCCATCATGGCGCTTCCCCATGTCCAAATGACTGTCTCATCGCCCGCAAGAATACCCTCATCGATAATTTTTTTAATGAGTAACGGTTGGATAAGTTCAACAGCTAGCTCCATTAACATCAGTATTAACGCAATGACAATCGGCCATTTATATGGCTTCGCATAAGAAAAAACTGTTCTCATTTTTTGACCCCCAGAAAACTCTTTCGTTTCACGAATTATTCAATAGTAGCCCTAATTATGCCATAGGAGATGTAATGTGTATAGCCAATCGGACTGAATTATACGATACTTTCGAATACATTATAAAAATCACTTGCTTGCACTCAATCCACCTTTCATCGCAAACCGGGACCTTCATACCAATCAGACTTTCTATCAGTTGCTTTTTATTCCAAAATGACATATAGTACATTACAACAGTAATGCACTAATAATTGGGAGGTGACGTGCTTGCTCGACGTGGATGGTTCAAAACCGATTTACATACAAATTGCAGAGTGGATTGAGAAGGCCATTATTGATGAAACGCTACCGGCTGACGAAAAAGTCTATTCACAATACCAGCTGGCTGAGCTTTTTAACATTAATCCGGCAACGGCGGGAAAGGGGCTAACGTTATTGTTAGAAGCGGAAATCATCTATAAGCGGCGTGGGCTCGGCACGTTCGTTGCACCGGATGCGCGTGACAAGCTACTTGCTAAACGTAAGGCAGAAACGCTGCGGCGGCTCATTCAAGAGTTGCTCACTGAAGCTACACTTCTTGGCGTCGATGAACAACATCTATTCGCAATGATTGAAGCCGAACGCGCACAAAAAAGGGGGAATGAGTCATGATTGTGATTGAATGTAACGATGTGACAAAAACATATGGCAATCATCATGTGTTAGATAAAGTGAATTTCACCATCAAGGAAGGCGTACTAACTGGCATTATTGGCAGGAACGGGGTTGGTAAAACGACACTGATGAAAATGATTGCTGGCTTCCTAAGAGAATCTTCCGGAACTATACAGGTTTTTGGCGAACAGCCTTTTAATAATTTAAAAGTATCGACTAATACGATTTTTATTGACGATGCCATGCACTTCCCAGACTCAATGACCTTGCAGGATATTTTGCATGAGTGTCAGCGTTTCTATCCAAATTGGGATGCGGAACTAGCTAGCCGTCTCATTGGCTATTTTGTCTTCCATTTAGGGGGCCAGCACCGTCTTTTATCGAAAGGGAAAAAGAGTACATTCAACGCCATTATTGGACTTGCCGCACATTGTGCACTCACCATTTTTGACGAGCCAACGACTGGCATGGATGCTGCGGTTAGAAAAGATTTTTACCGTGCACTATTGAAAGATTATTTAGCTCACCCACGGACGATTTTGATGTCGAGTCATCATATAGAAGAAATCGAGGATTTGCTGGAGGATATTCTACTTGTTCATGAGGGGAAAGTTCAATTCCATGGCCCTATCTCTGACCTTCAGGAAATGTTTGTTACATTACAAGGTACGGCTGAGCTACTGGCAATTCATACACTAGGTAAAAATATCATCAGCCAACATACACTTGGTCCTTATTCCGAATGGACAGTCGAAAACACGTTTACTGCTGATGAAATCAAACGACTGCAAACAGCCGGCATTAGCCTATCCCCCGTTTCGGCGAATGATGCGTATATCGCTTTAACGACCCAAGTGCAAGGAGGCATCGATCATGTATTTAACTGAGCCAAAATTCTTGGATATCGTTCGGCAGCAATTTCGTTTTAAGATGAATGCCAATGCCTCAGCGTTCACGAAACTGATTGTTTTACAACTTGCCTTTCTCTTTATGAATCATAGCTACGGAACTTCACTCGGAAATAATACAATTCAAATTTACGAGCAGAACTTCTCAAATACCTCTATAGTAGGTGCTACCTGGCTCTGGGCGTTCTTTCTAGGACTCCTGCTAACTTCTGCTGCTCAGCGTAATGAATCCTTTACGTTTGTGACGAACCGGTTCAGTTATCACGGAGCCAATTTCTTATTTATGCTCACGGCTTCCATCATCGGTGGACTAACAGCTGTTTTGATAGGCTCTGTTTTGAAATTATATACCCTTTTGCGATTTGAAGACATCATTATTAGTTCACAACAAGGACTTTTTGCTGCTCCAGCTGACTTTTTCATACAACTGATGACAGCTATTGCCTATACGATGCTGTTCTTTATGCTGAGCTATACTATCGGTATGTTTATTCAACTGAATAAGGCTTTCCTTTTACTATTTGTAATAGGCTGGATTATCTTGGCCATTATAGGTGGTTTCCCTTTTATTCAATACATTTTCGAGTTCTTTTGGCATGAGCATTCCATCACTCTCTTCTTATTAAAAATAAGTGGTACAGTTCTTGGATTATTTGCACTTTCTGTAGAAATTACGAATCGCTTGGAGGTGAAAAGATGATTAATTCCTTACTCATTATCCTTGTCATCTTCGGCACATTATTTTACATCCTATTTCGGAAAAATAAATCAACCGTTACACGACCAATAATAAATTTCAATAGCAGAAGGCATTTCGCCCTCATCATCGGCTATATTGTATTCCTATTAGCTGTGCTTGTGACTGCGGAAATCGTCGGGCAGCAATATCAATCTCTTCCAGCGTCAGATAAATTAACAAAAGCCGATTATACCGAACTCAATTATAATCACCATCTAAGCATAGGTGAAGTCGATGCAGCCATCAATGCTTCACAACTCATCGAAAAAAGAACACATCCAGCAGGTGACACGCTGACCATTCGAAACACGTATGATGATGCTTATATATATATCGAACGAAAAAGTACTGATGATGGCGTCATTGAGGAATTACTCTTTAAGCCTAGGCTACTTGTCAATGAACATAATTTCTCTGACAAAGTTCAGGTAGAGAAACCGGTTTGGCAAGACAATATACTAACTATACGACCACAACCGATTTCTGAAATTCGATACGCTCGGTTCTACGACAGTGTACTTCTAAACCAAATGACCCAAACAAAGTTGCGTAACTCGACGAATCCTGGCTATGCGACAAGCCAACTCGTCGTCTACTTACTCGTCCCAGAAGGTATCAAAATCGAAGCATCTTCTGAAGATTCTATTCAATACGTTAGAAATTAACAAAAGGACCGAGCCCCAGTGGGATTCGGTCCTTTCGTTATTCTTTCACCTTACTCCCCGCAATCGACAACCATGTCACGCCAACCAGCATGACAATCCCTCCTGCTAATTGCCACAGGCCAAGCACTTGTCCAAACCACAACGCAGAAATAACCATAGCCGTCAGTGGCTCAAAACTCGACAATATACTCGTTTCAACTGGAGATATGTATTTCATACTGCTCATGAATAAAATAAAGGCCGATGTCCCAACGATAATAACAAGAATGAGCATAACGGTTACTCGCCAGTCCATTAGATAGTCTAGATGTGTGATGATTCGCAAAGGATTCGTCACAAAAAGCGTCGCACCTCCAATGATCATTGCCCACCCAACGACTAGCAGAACGCCCCATTCTTGCATGAGCCGAACTGGGTGCAATGTGTAAAATGAAAAGGCAAATCCAAGCGCAATTCCCCAAATCACTGCTACTTGACTCAAAACAAATCCAGAAAACGAGCCGTTTGTCAGTAGTAAAAATAGCCCAATGAGTGTCACTAACATACCTAAGACCTGAACTACCGGCGGCCATACTCTTTGTCTAAACGTCACAAAAATAATAATAAAAATGGGTGCAAGAAATTGAAATAAAGTCGCAATGACTGCATTACTAGATTCAATAGAAGCAACAAATGTGTATTGGACACCAAGCATACCAAATACACCAAATATCAATAACTGCCGCGCCCAAACCTTGTACTTCCACGGGAGACTTATCTGTTTGCCCTGCATTTTCAACACGCTAAGCAAGCAGGCCCCAGCAATAAGCAGGCGTACTGTGAGCATGTAGGAAACCGACATGTCACTGTTCAACAGGAGCCACTCCATCATAGGTCCTGTAGCTCCCCAAAGCATTGCACCTAAGATAATCAGGACAATCCCTTTTAGTCTCTCCACCTTTTTACCCCCTCTATACGAGCATTTTCTTATTAATATAAGTAAAACGTCATCTACTTTTTCACTTTATAGTGTACAGACTGTAAATTTTCTCTATAATAGGAGTATAGTACATCCAGGAGGAGACATTGTTATGAAATCACAAAATGAGCAGCTCATGCCGGAATCACCCGAGCTACCGGACATCATGAAAAGTCTCGAGCAATTTTATATGGTGAACCGAAC comes from Sporosarcina sp. FSL K6-3457 and encodes:
- a CDS encoding YusW family protein, with protein sequence MRKLTILIAATLSGALMLSSCGNFGKNADKPNREDATIILEDEKAGGSLETGDGYGFTSFELDIEVDGKDAIEAEYQVGKKLDVDYDNKLTNIKLKDSAAMDELGKLFMDILITKDTPPQEVIDKILKWYQLDSYSKFDLEVDFDDGTRLDIEEVQ
- a CDS encoding ABC transporter ATP-binding protein, whose translation is MRTVFSYAKPYKWPIVIALILMLMELAVELIQPLLIKKIIDEGILAGDETVIWTWGSAMMGLAFVALFSGVINSYFAAHVAQGFGYDVRQALFHQVQVFSMATFLRFPTAALITRLTSDVTMTQNVLFMGLRIMLRAPLLVVGSLIMAFFVNVKLAFLLVIGAPFLLVFLYFMSKKGVGYFAGVQHRLDRVNRVIQENLQAVRLIKAYLRGMYEASRFSKVSDLLRKDTVKAMRMMELILPVLLLVMNGSLMAVLWFGAVEVQDGGAQVGELVAIVNYAMRMTGAFSMFAFIIIVFSRAKASAERMEEVLLVNEDLEIHKTESSGLGQLEGDLRFDNVSFSYPGKLTPILDGVSFHVAAGEKLAIMGATGSGKSTLLNLIPRIFEATSGEIFVSGTEVKDWALKDLRDTIGLVPQQSILFTGSILENLSWGDKEAHVDELEMAAKKAQIHESIDLFPQKYGTRVGQKGVNLSGGQKQRLSIARALVRKPAILILDDSTSALDVKTETALWDALAGENATMLVVTQKIRTAQGADKILLLDEGKVVGYGTHDDLMKQSVLYQKIAQSQSEEGVVSDATHNS
- a CDS encoding ABC transporter ATP-binding protein, whose translation is MLRIIRKPFGYEPIITKEDLKNPKKKKGERASNWKSVLYRIWKLVDEQRSLLITVLALVFVSSVLALLGPLMIGKIIDHYIIPMQFDGLSTQIGLLIVIYVGQSFATYFQSFWMVGIAQQTIFRLRTSLFAHLQKLPVPFFDKRQHGELMSRVTNDIENISQTLNSSFIQVFSSILTLTGTLAVMLYLSPLLTLLTMIIVPVMFVAMRWITRRTGLLFKEQQQAVGELNGMIEETISGQRIVKAFSQEQRVMEEFAEKSNRLRQTGFWALTYSGFIPKVMNMLNNAAFAVVAGVGGLLALRGDGVVTIGMIVIFSEFARQFTRPLNDLANQFNTVLSAIAGAERVFKIMDEPIEEDEATAHAETILRGDVEFRNVAFGYTAEEDGYTVDELSFHVKAGETVAFVGATGAGKTTIMQLLARFYEVDKGEIYIDGIPISELPRKTLRSQTAFVLQDPFLFEATVLENIRYGKLEATDEEVMAAAKKANAHSFISRLENGYDTVLTADGGEISQGQKQLLSIARALVADPVLLLLDEATSSIDTVTELQIQEALDRLMAGRTSFVIAHRLNTVRKADTVYVMEQGKLIESGDQQELIERQGVYYNMLMESKV
- a CDS encoding DUF2804 domain-containing protein — its product is MQHAEREITRPVALCDSKGQLNPEAIGFARQPLIQSNLTGHFMRKKKWNYWCVYGEDLLFSATISHIDYAAVCFVYILDYETQRFFEKQITIPVGRSVKMPVDVLGSVKFVNDSLTVQIVNMQGETHLSVTIQDFDNEVLHADLHIIHPPDDESLNVVIPKSRDIFQFTAKHHSLPTSGFVKIGDKRYDFNPDYSFAVLDYGRGVWPRKAEWNWAMASQRLGNRRIGLNFGGKWTDGTGMTENAVFIDGMMTKIHEDVLFSYDQDNFMGPWKIQTKFSNTVDITFTPFFERIATTNVKFVRTEVHQLVGYFNGKVQLLDGSMLHIRNMLGCSEEHIAKW
- a CDS encoding DMT family transporter, producing MERLKGIVLIILGAMLWGATGPMMEWLLLNSDMSVSYMLTVRLLIAGACLLSVLKMQGKQISLPWKYKVWARQLLIFGVFGMLGVQYTFVASIESSNAVIATLFQFLAPIFIIIFVTFRQRVWPPVVQVLGMLVTLIGLFLLLTNGSFSGFVLSQVAVIWGIALGFAFSFYTLHPVRLMQEWGVLLVVGWAMIIGGATLFVTNPLRIITHLDYLMDWRVTVMLILVIIVGTSAFILFMSSMKYISPVETSILSSFEPLTAMVISALWFGQVLGLWQLAGGIVMLVGVTWLSIAGSKVKE
- a CDS encoding ABC transporter ATP-binding protein; translated protein: MIVIECNDVTKTYGNHHVLDKVNFTIKEGVLTGIIGRNGVGKTTLMKMIAGFLRESSGTIQVFGEQPFNNLKVSTNTIFIDDAMHFPDSMTLQDILHECQRFYPNWDAELASRLIGYFVFHLGGQHRLLSKGKKSTFNAIIGLAAHCALTIFDEPTTGMDAAVRKDFYRALLKDYLAHPRTILMSSHHIEEIEDLLEDILLVHEGKVQFHGPISDLQEMFVTLQGTAELLAIHTLGKNIISQHTLGPYSEWTVENTFTADEIKRLQTAGISLSPVSANDAYIALTTQVQGGIDHVFN
- a CDS encoding GntR family transcriptional regulator produces the protein MDGSKPIYIQIAEWIEKAIIDETLPADEKVYSQYQLAELFNINPATAGKGLTLLLEAEIIYKRRGLGTFVAPDARDKLLAKRKAETLRRLIQELLTEATLLGVDEQHLFAMIEAERAQKRGNES